From a single Sphingobium lignivorans genomic region:
- a CDS encoding cbb3-type cytochrome oxidase subunit 3, producing the protein MSYNDLRHFADSYGLAVMLAAYLLLVIWVFLPGSRRRNDAAATMIFVEDEEERAARNREKNHG; encoded by the coding sequence GTGAGCTACAACGATCTGCGCCACTTCGCCGACAGCTATGGCCTTGCGGTCATGCTGGCAGCCTATCTCCTGCTCGTGATTTGGGTGTTCCTGCCCGGCTCGCGCCGCAGAAACGATGCCGCCGCCACGATGATCTTCGTCGAGGACGAGGAAGAGCGCGCGGCCAGGAACAGGGAAAAGAACCATGGCTGA
- the ccoO gene encoding cytochrome-c oxidase, cbb3-type subunit II, with protein sequence MTSFAEKHKKLERNVTLLAIAAFAVVTVGGIVEIAPLFWIDNTVEKVEGVRPYTPLELAGRNIYMREGCYNCHSQMIRPFRDEVERYGHYSLAAESMFDHPFQWGSKRTGPDLARVGKRYSDEWHVQHLKDPRSVVPESIMPGYAFLADRDLKAGDMTGHLTALSRVGVPYTETDIAQANADLVAQADPDADTTDLMQRYPKAQARDFDGNPTRLTEMDALVAYLQMLGTLVDFESAAPQEVER encoded by the coding sequence ATGACCAGCTTCGCTGAAAAGCACAAGAAACTGGAGCGCAACGTCACGCTGCTCGCCATAGCCGCCTTCGCGGTGGTCACTGTCGGCGGCATCGTGGAGATCGCACCGCTCTTCTGGATCGACAATACCGTGGAGAAGGTGGAAGGCGTGCGGCCCTACACGCCGCTCGAACTGGCCGGCCGCAACATCTACATGCGCGAAGGCTGCTACAACTGCCACAGCCAGATGATCCGCCCCTTTCGGGACGAGGTCGAGCGCTACGGTCACTACAGCCTGGCGGCCGAGAGCATGTTCGACCACCCGTTCCAATGGGGTTCCAAGCGGACCGGGCCGGATCTTGCCCGCGTGGGCAAGCGCTATTCGGACGAGTGGCATGTCCAGCACCTCAAGGATCCGCGCAGTGTGGTCCCGGAGTCCATCATGCCGGGCTATGCCTTCCTGGCGGATCGGGACCTGAAGGCCGGTGACATGACCGGGCACCTGACGGCCCTGAGCCGGGTGGGCGTGCCGTATACGGAGACCGACATCGCGCAGGCCAATGCGGACCTCGTCGCGCAGGCCGATCCCGATGCGGATACCACCGATCTCATGCAGCGCTATCCCAAGGCGCAGGCCCGCGATTTCGATGGCAACCCCACGCGCCTCACCGAGATGGACGCGCTGGTCGCCTATCTCCAGATGCTCGGCACCCTCGTCGATTTCGAGAGCGCCGCGCCGCAGGAGGTGGAGCGGTGA
- a CDS encoding sulfite exporter TauE/SafE family protein: MASSFSLLGGAALGLASSLHCIGMCGGISLMFGYAGGCTTPAADMRAQALLHGGRILSYALLGALAGAAGGLAAGQVDAAAGHHLLRWAAAASLGWMGLVTAGLAPAPALLGHGFAPRRLMARALLHMPVAARRFAGGLAWGLLPCGMVYGALLFALFAGSAAGGALVMLGFGLGTLPALIAAGLGFGRLQSALRAHGGERWLGAAMIALAALSLLASEAAFGAWCRTLARPFGA; the protein is encoded by the coding sequence ATGGCCTCCTCGTTCAGCCTTCTCGGGGGTGCCGCGCTCGGCCTCGCTTCCAGCCTGCATTGCATTGGCATGTGCGGCGGCATCTCCTTGATGTTCGGCTATGCCGGCGGTTGTACCACGCCAGCGGCGGACATGCGCGCGCAGGCCCTGCTCCATGGCGGCCGCATCCTGAGCTATGCCTTGCTCGGTGCCCTCGCGGGGGCGGCTGGCGGCCTTGCAGCGGGGCAGGTGGATGCCGCGGCGGGGCATCATCTGCTGCGCTGGGCCGCCGCCGCCTCGCTCGGCTGGATGGGTCTGGTGACGGCCGGGCTGGCGCCTGCGCCGGCTTTGCTCGGCCATGGCTTCGCGCCGCGCCGCCTGATGGCGCGGGCATTGCTGCACATGCCAGTCGCCGCGCGCCGCTTCGCCGGTGGCCTCGCCTGGGGGCTGCTGCCCTGCGGCATGGTCTATGGCGCACTGCTCTTCGCACTGTTCGCGGGCAGTGCCGCTGGCGGAGCGCTCGTCATGCTCGGCTTCGGTCTCGGCACCTTGCCCGCTCTCATCGCCGCCGGCCTCGGTTTCGGCCGCCTGCAATCGGCCCTGCGCGCCCATGGCGGGGAACGCTGGCTCGGCGCCGCCATGATTGCGCTCGCAGCGCTCAGCCTGCTCGCCAGCGAAGCCGCGTTCGGCGCATGGTGCCGCACCTTGGCCCGCCCGTTCGGCGCCTGA
- the ccoG gene encoding cytochrome c oxidase accessory protein CcoG, protein MNSMNDITDSPLGVYQKRKAVFPKQVDGPFRRFKWLVMAVTLTIYWVTPWIRWDRGPHAPDQAVLIDLANRRFFMFSIEIWPHEFYYVAGLLIMAGVGLFLVTSAVGRAWCGYACPQTVWTDLFQHVERFLDGDRNAQIRLDRAPWTASKVWKRMRKWAVWLLISFATGGAWIFYFADAPTLQHAFWTGQAPFVAYGTTFVLTMTTFILGGFMREQVCIYMCPWPRIQAAMTDEKSLIVTYKHWRGEPRSHGKKRAASDEAHFGDCIDCLQCVQVCPTGIDIREGPQIGCITCALCIDACDKVMDQIDRPRGLIDYATELDCEREMRGEAPVPAIRRLLRPRTLVYFGLWCAIGVAMLFALGTRARIDIAANADRNPEYVRLSDGSIRNAWLIKLRNMENRPREMTIALEGLPGARMWKESDTRESAARSITVEVPADQVLKEHIYVVAPAAGSAREDFAFTVQAGGDGGEKARDAESFVRPEESE, encoded by the coding sequence ATGAATAGCATGAACGACATCACCGATTCGCCGCTGGGCGTCTATCAGAAGCGCAAGGCCGTCTTCCCCAAGCAGGTCGACGGGCCGTTCCGCCGATTCAAGTGGCTGGTGATGGCGGTGACGCTCACCATCTACTGGGTGACGCCATGGATCCGCTGGGATCGCGGCCCCCATGCGCCCGACCAGGCCGTGCTGATCGATCTCGCCAATCGGCGCTTCTTCATGTTCTCGATCGAGATCTGGCCGCACGAATTCTATTATGTCGCCGGTCTGCTCATCATGGCGGGTGTCGGCCTGTTCCTGGTGACGTCCGCCGTCGGCCGCGCCTGGTGCGGTTATGCCTGTCCGCAAACGGTGTGGACCGACCTGTTCCAGCATGTCGAGCGCTTCCTCGACGGCGATCGTAATGCGCAGATCCGGCTCGATCGTGCGCCATGGACGGCCAGCAAGGTATGGAAGCGGATGCGCAAATGGGCGGTCTGGCTGCTCATCTCCTTCGCGACCGGCGGCGCGTGGATCTTCTATTTCGCCGATGCGCCGACGCTGCAGCACGCATTCTGGACCGGTCAGGCCCCCTTCGTGGCCTATGGCACCACTTTCGTCCTCACGATGACCACCTTCATCCTGGGCGGTTTCATGCGCGAGCAGGTGTGCATCTACATGTGCCCCTGGCCGCGCATCCAGGCCGCGATGACGGACGAGAAATCGCTGATCGTGACCTACAAGCACTGGCGCGGCGAGCCACGCAGCCACGGCAAGAAGCGCGCCGCCAGTGACGAGGCACATTTCGGCGACTGCATCGATTGCCTGCAGTGCGTGCAGGTGTGCCCCACCGGCATCGATATCCGCGAAGGGCCGCAGATTGGCTGCATCACCTGCGCGCTGTGCATCGACGCCTGCGACAAGGTGATGGATCAGATCGACCGGCCGCGCGGCCTCATCGATTATGCGACCGAGCTGGACTGCGAGCGCGAGATGCGCGGCGAAGCGCCCGTGCCCGCGATACGGCGCCTGCTGCGCCCGCGCACGCTCGTCTATTTCGGCCTCTGGTGCGCCATCGGGGTCGCGATGCTGTTCGCCCTCGGCACCCGGGCGCGGATCGACATCGCCGCCAATGCCGATCGCAATCCCGAATATGTCCGCCTGTCGGACGGGTCGATCCGCAATGCCTGGCTCATCAAGCTGCGCAACATGGAGAATCGCCCGCGCGAAATGACCATCGCTCTCGAGGGGCTGCCCGGCGCGCGCATGTGGAAGGAAAGCGACACCCGCGAATCCGCCGCACGGAGCATCACCGTCGAAGTGCCTGCCGATCAGGTGCTCAAGGAACATATCTATGTCGTCGCGCCCGCGGCCGGTTCCGCCCGGGAGGACTTTGCGTTCACGGTCCAGGCGGGGGGTGATGGCGGTGAAAAGGCGCGCGATGCGGAAAGCTTTGTTCGTCCGGAGGAAAGCGAATGA
- a CDS encoding heavy metal translocating P-type ATPase produces the protein MSYHDASEAWTGTPVETRFAVPDMHCAGCIAKIERLLPAQPGIEGARVNFSSKTVTVAHAPALEEPDIIRAFDAIGFEAQSLQGAASQARSAALKRLIRALAVAGFAAMNVMLLSVSVWSGADGNARHLFHWISALIAIPAVAYAGRPFFESAFRALRAGTTNMDVPISIGVTLATGMSFYETIVGGEHAWFDGALMLLAFLLAGRVLDEMMRGRAASGAEALVRRTAPGAMRLDAAGGSQWVSADALAVGDRLLVAAGERLAADGIIEQGSSRFDLSLLTGESAPVVAGPGDTATAGTLNLEAPVTLRVTAVGEARTIAEIARLMEGAAQSRSHYVRIADRASRLYAPVVHLLAGLSFAGWMIAGAGWHQSLLVAIAVLIITCPCALGLAVPVAQVVVCGTMMRAGLLVKDGSALERLAQADEALLDKTGTLTLGRPVPDGLETLGEAERGIVRALAMASRHPLAIALRQALGGADVGPATLTDVVEKPGEGVEARYGDHLVAMRRPRPGELPADGDGRAAVALDLLGEAPHIIRFTDALRPDAADALAQLAALGLPARIMSGDREDAVKAVSDRLGIPGEGDMRPADKMALLEARIAAGHRPLMVGDGLNDGPALAAAHVSMAPASASDVGQQAADIVFLGDRLGGIPVAVRAARATMRVVRENFALAVGYNVLAVPLAMAGKVTPLIAAVAMSTSSLIVIANSLRLRWKVK, from the coding sequence ATGAGCTATCATGACGCCAGCGAGGCCTGGACCGGCACGCCGGTCGAAACCCGTTTCGCCGTGCCGGACATGCATTGTGCCGGCTGCATCGCCAAGATCGAGCGCCTGTTGCCCGCGCAGCCGGGCATTGAGGGCGCGCGCGTCAATTTCTCCAGCAAGACGGTCACGGTGGCCCATGCCCCCGCGCTCGAGGAGCCGGACATCATCCGGGCCTTCGACGCGATCGGCTTCGAGGCGCAGTCGCTTCAGGGGGCCGCCAGCCAGGCACGCAGCGCCGCGCTCAAGCGCCTGATCCGCGCTCTCGCCGTTGCCGGCTTCGCGGCGATGAACGTGATGCTGCTGTCCGTCTCGGTCTGGTCAGGCGCGGATGGCAATGCGCGCCATCTCTTCCACTGGATCTCGGCGCTCATCGCCATCCCGGCAGTTGCCTATGCCGGGCGTCCCTTCTTCGAATCGGCATTCCGGGCGCTGAGGGCGGGCACCACCAACATGGATGTGCCGATCTCCATCGGCGTCACGCTCGCCACCGGCATGAGCTTCTACGAGACGATCGTGGGCGGCGAGCATGCCTGGTTCGATGGCGCGCTGATGCTGCTCGCCTTCCTTCTCGCGGGCCGCGTGCTCGACGAGATGATGCGCGGCCGCGCGGCAAGCGGCGCCGAAGCCCTGGTGCGGCGTACGGCGCCCGGCGCCATGCGGCTCGACGCCGCCGGCGGCAGCCAGTGGGTCTCGGCCGACGCGCTCGCCGTGGGCGACCGGCTGCTGGTCGCGGCCGGCGAGCGGCTGGCGGCGGACGGTATCATCGAGCAGGGCAGCAGCCGGTTCGACCTCTCGCTGCTCACGGGCGAAAGCGCGCCGGTGGTGGCCGGGCCGGGCGACACCGCCACTGCCGGCACGCTCAACCTGGAAGCGCCGGTGACGCTGCGGGTTACGGCGGTCGGCGAGGCACGCACCATCGCGGAGATTGCGCGGCTGATGGAAGGCGCGGCGCAGTCCCGCTCGCATTATGTCCGCATCGCCGATCGCGCCTCGCGCCTGTACGCGCCAGTCGTACACCTGCTCGCCGGTCTGAGCTTTGCGGGCTGGATGATCGCGGGCGCCGGCTGGCACCAGTCGCTGCTGGTGGCCATCGCGGTGCTCATCATCACCTGCCCCTGCGCGCTCGGCCTCGCCGTGCCGGTGGCGCAGGTCGTCGTCTGCGGCACCATGATGCGCGCGGGCCTGCTGGTGAAGGATGGCAGCGCACTGGAGCGGCTCGCGCAAGCCGATGAAGCGCTGCTCGACAAGACCGGCACGCTCACGCTCGGCCGCCCGGTGCCTGACGGGCTGGAGACACTCGGCGAGGCTGAACGCGGCATTGTTCGCGCGCTGGCGATGGCGAGCCGTCACCCGCTCGCGATTGCGCTGCGTCAGGCGCTGGGCGGGGCCGATGTCGGTCCGGCCACCCTGACCGACGTCGTCGAGAAGCCCGGCGAAGGCGTGGAGGCGCGCTATGGGGACCATCTGGTCGCCATGCGCCGCCCGCGTCCCGGGGAACTGCCCGCCGATGGCGACGGGCGCGCCGCCGTGGCACTCGACCTGCTCGGTGAGGCACCGCATATCATCCGCTTCACCGATGCCCTGCGTCCCGACGCCGCCGATGCGCTGGCCCAGCTTGCCGCGCTCGGCCTGCCTGCGCGAATCATGTCGGGGGACCGGGAGGATGCCGTGAAGGCGGTCTCCGACAGGCTCGGTATCCCGGGCGAGGGCGACATGCGCCCGGCCGACAAGATGGCATTGCTGGAGGCCCGCATCGCCGCCGGTCACCGTCCCCTGATGGTCGGCGACGGCCTCAACGACGGCCCCGCGCTGGCTGCCGCGCATGTCTCCATGGCGCCCGCCTCGGCCAGCGATGTCGGCCAGCAGGCGGCGGACATCGTCTTCCTGGGCGACCGGCTCGGCGGCATTCCCGTGGCGGTCCGCGCCGCCCGCGCGACCATGCGCGTGGTGCGGGAAAATTTCGCGCTGGCGGTCGGCTACAATGTCCTCGCGGTGCCGCTGGCAATGGCGGGCAAGGTGACACCGCTTATCGCCGCTGTCGCCATGTCGACCAGCTCGCTGATCGTCATCGCCAACTCGCTCCGCCTGCGCTGGAAAGTCAAATGA
- the ccoP gene encoding cytochrome-c oxidase, cbb3-type subunit III: MAEQKRIDQPTGTETVGHEWDGIEELNTPLPRWWLWTFYATIVFAIGYVVVYPALPGLTGATKGVFGWSSRGALAETMEAEGARKAPILSAIAVTPIEQLPAKPELMNAAVQGGAAAFRTHCVQCHGSGASGSKGYPNLNDDDWLWGGDLKTLEYTITHGIRNPDEAETRNSLMPAFGHDGILTAPQVQDTVSFVRVISGQEKQSASSRRGAALFEANCAVCHGPQGKGMREFGAPNLTDGIWLYGGDRETLTQTINNSRRGVMPAWRGHLSPTTIKMLAAYVHSRGGGEATPPPAPVETAQAEGGAAPAAAPAN; the protein is encoded by the coding sequence ATGGCTGAGCAAAAACGCATCGATCAGCCGACCGGCACCGAGACCGTCGGCCACGAATGGGACGGCATCGAGGAGCTGAACACGCCGCTGCCGCGCTGGTGGCTGTGGACCTTCTACGCGACGATCGTCTTCGCCATCGGCTATGTCGTGGTCTACCCGGCATTGCCGGGCCTGACCGGCGCAACAAAAGGCGTGTTCGGCTGGTCCAGTCGCGGCGCGCTTGCCGAGACGATGGAGGCCGAGGGTGCTCGCAAGGCGCCGATCCTCTCCGCGATCGCCGTGACTCCCATCGAGCAGCTGCCTGCCAAGCCGGAGCTGATGAACGCGGCCGTGCAGGGCGGCGCCGCTGCTTTCCGCACGCACTGCGTGCAGTGCCATGGCTCGGGCGCCAGCGGCTCGAAGGGCTATCCCAATCTCAACGATGACGACTGGCTGTGGGGCGGCGACCTCAAGACGCTGGAATATACCATCACCCACGGCATCCGTAATCCGGACGAAGCGGAGACGCGCAACAGCCTGATGCCGGCCTTTGGCCATGACGGCATTCTCACGGCGCCGCAGGTTCAGGACACCGTCTCCTTCGTGCGCGTCATCAGCGGGCAGGAGAAGCAGAGCGCATCCTCGCGGCGCGGTGCCGCGCTTTTCGAGGCGAACTGCGCCGTGTGTCACGGCCCGCAGGGCAAGGGCATGCGCGAGTTCGGCGCGCCGAACCTCACGGACGGCATCTGGCTCTATGGCGGCGATCGCGAGACGCTGACCCAGACCATCAACAACAGTCGCCGTGGTGTCATGCCGGCGTGGCGCGGCCATCTGAGCCCGACCACGATCAAGATGCTGGCGGCTTATGTCCACTCGCGTGGCGGCGGCGAGGCGACCCCGCCGCCCGCACCGGTCGAGACGGCGCAGGCCGAAGGCGGCGCGGCTCCGGCGGCCGCCCCGGCCAACTAG
- a CDS encoding bactofilin family protein — MTAATGAKHTPFSIIGGDVVISGNIEATVDLHIDGKVEGDISCTQLVQGADSRIIGHVTAKSARIAGLIEGAVTVDELILEASARITGDVTYEIISIATGGQIDGRMSHKSSAQAADLKLVKSEAG; from the coding sequence ATGACCGCAGCGACCGGGGCTAAGCATACGCCCTTCTCGATCATCGGCGGCGATGTCGTCATCAGCGGGAATATCGAGGCGACCGTGGACCTCCACATCGACGGCAAGGTCGAAGGCGACATCAGTTGCACGCAGCTCGTACAGGGGGCCGACAGCCGCATCATCGGTCATGTGACCGCCAAGAGCGCGCGCATCGCCGGCCTGATCGAAGGCGCTGTCACCGTGGACGAGCTGATCCTGGAGGCCAGCGCCCGCATCACTGGCGACGTGACGTACGAGATCATCAGCATCGCCACGGGCGGGCAGATCGACGGCAGGATGAGCCACAAGAGCAGCGCCCAAGCGGCCGACCTCAAGCTCGTCAAGAGCGAGGCGGGCTGA
- the hemN gene encoding oxygen-independent coproporphyrinogen III oxidase codes for MWSCHPDLLARPVPRYTSYPTAAEFSAAVGSAQQEAALARIAPDEPVSLYAHIPFCEEICWYCGCNTGRANRAQRLTAYLDALCAEVETVAGRLGGRGQVGRIAFGGGSPNALTPDQFMRLLGAMRRAFDAEGADISIELDPRTTSADWFAVLGRAGVTRASLGVQTFDTAIQEAIGRVQPREMIVETVAALRAQGVSSINFDLMYGLPGQDRALLSATLDETLALAPERIALFGYAHVPHLLPRQRRIRADNLPDQPERFAMAALGHDRLVAAGYVAVGFDHFALPHDPLALASREGRVRRNFQGFTDDQARVLIGLGATAISEFPDLLVQNEKNSGRYRMGALAGLLTGERGVARDREDQRRAAIIADLLCGRAANVGAFLGDATIGQGLAPFLERGLASLEGEQLRITEEGRPYGRVIAVLFDRWRTQQPQRFSTAI; via the coding sequence ATGTGGAGCTGCCATCCCGATCTGCTGGCGCGGCCCGTGCCGCGTTACACCAGCTATCCGACCGCCGCCGAGTTCTCGGCCGCCGTCGGATCCGCCCAACAGGAGGCCGCGCTCGCGCGCATTGCGCCGGACGAGCCTGTTTCCCTTTATGCGCATATCCCCTTTTGCGAGGAGATCTGCTGGTATTGCGGCTGCAACACCGGCCGGGCCAATCGCGCCCAGCGGCTGACCGCCTATCTCGATGCGCTGTGCGCCGAGGTGGAGACGGTCGCGGGCCGGCTGGGCGGGCGAGGGCAGGTCGGCCGCATCGCCTTTGGCGGCGGCAGTCCCAATGCGCTCACCCCGGATCAGTTCATGCGCCTGCTGGGCGCGATGCGCCGGGCTTTCGACGCGGAAGGCGCGGACATCTCCATCGAGCTCGATCCGCGCACGACCAGCGCGGACTGGTTCGCCGTGCTCGGCCGTGCCGGCGTGACGCGCGCCAGTCTTGGCGTCCAGACCTTCGATACGGCGATTCAGGAAGCGATCGGCCGCGTCCAGCCGCGCGAGATGATCGTGGAGACAGTCGCGGCCCTGCGCGCCCAGGGCGTCAGCTCGATCAATTTCGATCTCATGTACGGCCTGCCGGGGCAGGATCGCGCGCTTCTCTCCGCCACGCTGGACGAGACACTCGCCCTCGCGCCGGAGCGGATCGCGCTGTTCGGCTATGCCCATGTGCCGCATCTGCTGCCGCGCCAGCGCCGCATCCGCGCGGACAATCTCCCCGACCAGCCCGAGCGCTTCGCCATGGCCGCGCTGGGGCACGACCGGCTGGTCGCCGCTGGCTATGTCGCCGTGGGCTTCGATCATTTCGCCCTTCCGCACGATCCGCTGGCCCTCGCCTCGCGCGAGGGGCGGGTGCGGCGCAATTTCCAGGGCTTCACGGACGATCAGGCGCGCGTTCTCATCGGCCTGGGCGCCACCGCGATCAGCGAGTTCCCCGACCTGCTCGTGCAGAATGAGAAGAACAGTGGGCGCTATCGCATGGGCGCGCTCGCCGGCCTGCTCACCGGCGAGCGCGGCGTCGCGCGGGATCGGGAGGACCAGCGCCGCGCCGCCATCATCGCGGACCTGCTGTGCGGCCGCGCGGCGAATGTCGGCGCCTTTCTCGGCGATGCCACGATCGGCCAGGGCCTCGCGCCCTTCCTCGAGCGCGGTCTCGCTTCGCTGGAGGGGGAGCAGTTGCGCATCACGGAGGAGGGCCGGCCCTATGGCCGCGTCATCGCTGTGCTGTTCGACCGCTGGCGTACCCAGCAGCCGCAGCGTTTCAGTACAGCCATCTAG
- a CDS encoding FixH family protein has translation MTGRHEGEQAHKGAGRFTGRHMAAILVTFFGIVIAVNLTMARLASSTFGGKVVENSYVASQRFNGWLEKAREEEALGWTLDLARTPGQRLDVTLHEAASAMTDARITALVRHPLGRAPERTMQFRHIGGGRYQSVGALPAGRWIIHVRAQAHGRELNRIVDLS, from the coding sequence ATGACTGGCAGGCATGAAGGCGAGCAGGCACACAAGGGCGCCGGCCGGTTCACCGGGCGGCACATGGCTGCCATTCTGGTCACGTTCTTCGGCATCGTGATCGCGGTCAATCTCACCATGGCGCGCCTCGCCAGCAGCACCTTCGGCGGCAAGGTCGTGGAGAACAGCTATGTCGCGAGCCAGAGGTTCAATGGCTGGCTGGAAAAGGCCCGGGAGGAAGAGGCGCTGGGCTGGACGCTGGACCTCGCCCGCACGCCCGGCCAGCGGCTGGACGTCACGCTGCACGAGGCTGCCTCGGCGATGACCGATGCCCGGATCACCGCGCTGGTGCGCCATCCGCTCGGCCGCGCGCCCGAGCGGACCATGCAGTTCCGCCATATCGGCGGCGGCCGTTACCAGAGCGTCGGCGCGCTGCCCGCCGGGCGCTGGATCATTCATGTCCGGGCGCAGGCCCATGGCCGGGAGCTCAATCGCATCGTCGACCTGTCATGA
- a CDS encoding M23 family metallopeptidase — protein sequence MAAFVVLLWTIGTFAMLWSQAAMWWERSDLARDRAALSSRQAQVDAYKRSVSEIAHDIEQRQEALEQVLQRVDLRVAPEGVEGAAAGGTGNGPAAASGKPLSSVSPETARMQALLERQRALETSLAAAAQARLARVEKAIRSFGLNPATLGRMPRGQGGPFVPAARSFDFAPELRDLAVLLTRLNALETTLAAIPSGRPTTAPMQTSSYGYRRDPFNGMLAFHAGIDFRGPHGQAILAAAPGKISHVGVQHGYGNTIEIDHGKGLMTRYAHLSGYDVKVGQTIGRGQKIGRMGSTGRSTGSHLHFEVRVNGAAVNPRPFLEARQDVLEVQQTAKRRVHDRSDRG from the coding sequence GTGGCGGCTTTCGTCGTGCTGCTCTGGACCATCGGCACGTTCGCGATGCTCTGGAGCCAGGCTGCCATGTGGTGGGAGCGCAGCGATCTCGCCCGCGACCGGGCCGCGCTCAGCTCCCGCCAGGCACAGGTGGACGCCTACAAGCGGTCCGTCAGCGAAATCGCGCATGATATCGAACAGCGCCAGGAGGCGCTTGAGCAGGTTCTCCAGCGAGTCGACCTGCGCGTCGCGCCGGAAGGCGTGGAAGGTGCTGCGGCAGGCGGAACCGGCAATGGCCCCGCCGCCGCGTCCGGCAAACCCCTGAGCAGCGTATCGCCCGAGACGGCCCGCATGCAGGCCCTGCTCGAACGTCAGCGCGCGCTCGAGACCAGCCTCGCCGCAGCCGCGCAGGCCCGCCTCGCCCGCGTGGAAAAGGCCATACGCAGCTTTGGTCTCAATCCCGCCACGCTCGGCAGGATGCCCCGCGGACAGGGCGGCCCCTTCGTCCCCGCTGCCCGGTCATTCGACTTCGCGCCGGAATTGCGCGATCTGGCGGTTTTGCTGACGCGCCTCAATGCGCTGGAAACGACGCTGGCGGCCATTCCCTCCGGCCGCCCGACCACCGCACCGATGCAGACCAGCTCCTATGGCTATCGGCGTGACCCGTTCAACGGCATGCTGGCATTCCATGCCGGCATCGATTTCCGTGGCCCTCACGGTCAGGCCATCCTCGCCGCAGCGCCGGGAAAGATCAGCCATGTCGGCGTTCAGCATGGCTATGGCAATACGATCGAGATCGATCACGGGAAGGGCCTGATGACACGTTATGCCCATCTTTCCGGCTATGACGTGAAAGTGGGGCAGACGATTGGCCGCGGACAGAAGATCGGCCGCATGGGCTCGACCGGCCGTTCGACAGGATCGCATCTCCATTTCGAAGTGCGGGTGAACGGCGCGGCAGTGAACCCGCGTCCCTTTCTGGAGGCACGGCAGGATGTTCTCGAAGTCCAGCAGACAGCAAAGCGGCGTGTCCATGACCGCAGCGACCGGGGCTAA
- the ccoS gene encoding cbb3-type cytochrome oxidase assembly protein CcoS codes for MNGLLFLIPVALLLGLTGLVAFLWSLRAGQFDDPDGAAMRILIEDDDSPAS; via the coding sequence ATGAACGGTCTCCTGTTCCTCATCCCCGTCGCGCTGCTGCTCGGCCTGACCGGGCTCGTGGCTTTCCTCTGGTCATTGCGGGCCGGGCAGTTCGACGATCCGGACGGCGCCGCCATGCGTATCCTCATCGAGGATGACGACAGCCCGGCGTCCTGA
- a CDS encoding OmpW/AlkL family protein, with protein MKARFLTCAAGALALVMPMAAQAGTPDGKLQVKVLGTAVLPEGGIDEIRSASVTLPAGTDTKASDNYVPTVAIEYFVTPSISVETICCTTAHHVDGSGAIAGVDKLLDDILIVPATFTLKYHLTGLGAVKPYIGAGPSYFLVLDSKVGSGGVAALGADSGKLKSKFGAAVQAGVDIAIGDQGFGLTVDAKRYFMKPIAAFYNASGATILETRHKLDPWVVSAGISYRF; from the coding sequence ATGAAAGCAAGATTTCTCACCTGCGCCGCCGGCGCCCTCGCTCTGGTGATGCCGATGGCCGCGCAGGCGGGCACCCCGGACGGCAAGCTGCAGGTCAAGGTGCTTGGTACCGCCGTGCTGCCCGAGGGCGGCATCGACGAGATCCGCTCCGCCAGCGTGACCCTGCCTGCCGGCACCGATACCAAGGCCAGCGACAATTATGTGCCGACCGTGGCCATCGAATATTTCGTCACGCCGTCCATCTCCGTCGAGACGATCTGCTGCACCACGGCGCACCATGTCGACGGTTCCGGCGCGATCGCCGGAGTGGACAAACTGCTCGACGACATCCTCATCGTGCCCGCCACTTTCACGCTGAAATATCACCTGACCGGCCTCGGTGCGGTGAAGCCCTATATCGGTGCGGGCCCCAGCTACTTCCTGGTGCTCGATTCCAAGGTGGGCAGCGGCGGCGTCGCGGCCCTCGGGGCGGACAGCGGCAAGCTGAAGAGCAAGTTCGGCGCCGCGGTCCAGGCCGGCGTGGACATCGCTATTGGCGATCAGGGCTTCGGCCTGACGGTGGACGCCAAGCGCTATTTCATGAAGCCGATCGCGGCTTTCTACAATGCCTCGGGCGCCACGATCCTCGAGACCCGGCACAAGCTGGACCCGTGGGTCGTGAGCGCGGGTATTTCCTACCGCTTCTGA